The Glycine soja cultivar W05 chromosome 6, ASM419377v2, whole genome shotgun sequence genome has a window encoding:
- the LOC114417357 gene encoding RING-H2 finger protein ATL52-like translates to MGSMSNSNPNPWTPKDCSEGICSIYCPQWCYIVYSPPTPILLGDGDDDPSGFEFSPLIVAAIGILASTFILVTYYTIISRLCRQRHNTNDPTEDDGNSELARISSSANSGLDEALIKSIRVCKYNKGGGLVEGHDCSVCLIEFQENENLRLLPKCNHAFHLPCIDTWLKSHATCPLCRSSVTACPNPNPNSSMEPPPRVIVNALGHQLRSNHVVVVESSEEQQKDG, encoded by the coding sequence atggggTCTATGAGTAACTCAAATCCAAATCCATGGACTCCAAAGGATTGTTCTGAAGGAATTTGTAGCATCTATTGTCCTCAGTGGTGTTACATAGTGTACTCTCCTCCTACTCCAATTCTACTAGGTGATGGTGATGATGACCCTTCTGGATTTGAATTCTCTCCTCTCATAGTTGCTGCGATTGGAATCTTGGCTAGTACTTTCATCTTGGTCACTTACTATACCATTATCTCAAGGTTATGCAGGCAAAGACACAACACAAATGATCCAACAGAAGACGATGGAAACAGCGAATTGGCGCGAATTTCTTCGTCTGCCAATTCTGGTTTGGATGAGGCTCTCATCAAATCCATCAGGGTTTGCAAGTACAACAAGGGTGGTGGGTTGGTGGAAGGTCACGATTGTTCGGTTTGTTTGATCGAGTTCCAAGAGAATGAAAACTTGAGATTGTTGCCAAAATGCAACCATGCTTTTCATCTCCCTTGCATTGATACTTGGCTCAAGTCTCATGCTACTTGCCCTTTGTGTCGTTCTTCTGTCACCGCTTGTCCAAATCCGAATCCAAATTCTTCCATGGAACCCCCACCAAGAGTCATTGTTAATGCCTTGGGACACCAACTTAGGAGTAaccatgttgttgttgttgagagtTCTGAGGAACAACAGAAAGATGGTTAG